The proteins below come from a single Rhizobium tropici CIAT 899 genomic window:
- a CDS encoding TadE/TadG family type IV pilus assembly protein, with the protein MTPNNAPLANTSPARQRARGRFREFVRSRDGTAAIEFALLAIPYFLIIFAIIETFVAFTAEQVVSNAVDTLSRQIRTGQITAANTSSQQFRQAFCNQISVLITCSSSELQTPTNLYLDVQSYSSFASMPTTIPRKSSTDPYSDLSTTGFAFTPGGAKSLNMVRAYYRWGIITDLLRPYLTNVHPTDGSASVYLIVATAAFQNENYP; encoded by the coding sequence ATGACGCCAAACAACGCGCCTCTCGCCAATACGAGCCCTGCACGGCAACGTGCGCGAGGCAGATTCCGCGAATTCGTGCGCTCTCGCGATGGGACGGCGGCGATCGAATTCGCTCTGCTTGCCATTCCCTATTTTCTGATCATCTTCGCCATTATCGAAACCTTTGTCGCCTTTACTGCGGAACAAGTCGTTTCGAACGCCGTCGATACTCTGTCACGGCAGATCAGAACCGGACAGATTACAGCTGCTAACACCAGCTCGCAGCAATTCCGACAGGCATTCTGCAATCAGATTTCCGTGCTCATTACCTGCTCATCTTCCGAACTACAGACGCCGACAAACCTCTACCTCGATGTGCAAAGCTATTCGAGCTTCGCATCCATGCCGACAACAATCCCGCGCAAATCCTCGACCGATCCCTATTCCGATCTCAGCACTACAGGTTTCGCCTTCACACCAGGCGGGGCCAAGTCGCTGAACATGGTGCGCGCCTACTATCGCTGGGGGATCATAACGGACCTGCTGCGCCCCTATCTGACCAACGTGCACCCGACCGACGGTTCGGCCTCGGTCTATCTCATCGTCGCCACGGCGGCCTTTCAGAACGAGAATTATCCGTGA
- a CDS encoding A24 family peptidase, translating into MLETATLLIFPLCMSIAAISDLMTMRIPNRVSLALAASFLVLAPISGLSAAEIGMHLAGAGAVFFACFTLFALNIMGGGDAKLLAAAALWFGFDSSLIEFLVYVAFIGGAVTVLVIMLRSQAATIVALGLPLPHSLTVAKKIPYGIAIAIGGMLAFPSSAVLLAAAA; encoded by the coding sequence ATGCTTGAAACGGCAACATTGCTGATTTTCCCGCTCTGCATGTCAATCGCGGCGATCTCGGATCTGATGACCATGAGGATCCCGAATCGCGTGTCGTTGGCGCTTGCGGCCTCGTTCCTTGTGCTGGCACCGATCTCGGGCCTTTCGGCTGCAGAAATCGGTATGCATCTTGCCGGAGCGGGTGCTGTGTTCTTTGCCTGCTTCACGTTGTTTGCACTGAACATCATGGGCGGCGGCGATGCGAAGCTCCTGGCTGCTGCTGCACTTTGGTTTGGGTTCGATTCTTCTCTCATCGAGTTCTTGGTTTATGTCGCGTTCATCGGTGGCGCAGTTACTGTTTTGGTCATCATGCTGAGATCGCAGGCCGCTACCATCGTGGCTTTGGGCTTGCCATTGCCGCACTCATTGACGGTTGCTAAAAAAATCCCTTACGGCATTGCCATCGCGATTGGCGGGATGCTCGCCTTCCCCTCCTCGGCGGTTCTTCTGGCTGCAGCGGCCTAA
- the deoA gene encoding thymidine phosphorylase: MIPQEIIRQKRNGATLSAADIDAFIGALGRGELAESQIGAFAMAVWFRGMTREETVALTLAMARSGDILSWRGIGRPIADKHSTGGVGDNVSLMLAPIAAACGLAVPMISGRGLGHTGGTLDKLESIPGYGITPDAARFRKVVDEVGCAIIGQTGALAPADGKLYAVRDVTATVDSVPLITASILSKKLAAGLETLVLDVKIGSGAFMTSQEEAETLARSLVEVANGGGVRTSALITDMNQPLADAAGNVVELRNCLDFLKGNKAGTRLETVVLAFASEMLVQAGIAANAADAESRAREALASGKAAEIFGRMVHALGGPADLLEHPDRYLASAPVQKPVLAAADGWLGACDAREIGMSVIDLGGGRRRPQDKIDHRVGFSDILPLGTKVSRGDRIATVHAADEASAQKAAGALSANYRTVDTAPALSPVIVRRI; encoded by the coding sequence ATGATCCCGCAGGAGATCATCCGTCAGAAGCGTAACGGCGCCACCCTTTCGGCTGCCGATATCGATGCGTTTATCGGTGCTTTGGGGCGGGGCGAACTGGCGGAAAGCCAGATCGGCGCTTTTGCCATGGCCGTCTGGTTTCGCGGCATGACGCGGGAGGAAACGGTGGCGCTGACGCTCGCCATGGCTCGCTCCGGCGATATCCTTTCCTGGCGAGGCATCGGCAGGCCGATTGCCGACAAGCATTCGACTGGCGGTGTCGGCGACAACGTCTCTCTGATGCTCGCTCCCATCGCCGCCGCCTGCGGCCTCGCCGTGCCGATGATCTCTGGTCGCGGTCTCGGCCATACCGGCGGCACGCTGGACAAGCTGGAATCCATTCCCGGTTACGGGATCACGCCGGATGCCGCCCGTTTCCGCAAGGTGGTCGATGAGGTCGGCTGCGCCATCATCGGTCAGACCGGCGCGCTGGCGCCCGCCGACGGCAAGCTCTATGCGGTGCGCGATGTCACGGCGACCGTCGATTCCGTGCCGTTGATTACCGCCTCCATCCTGTCGAAGAAACTGGCCGCGGGACTGGAAACGCTGGTGCTCGACGTCAAGATCGGCAGCGGCGCCTTCATGACCTCGCAGGAAGAAGCTGAGACCCTGGCGCGCTCGCTGGTGGAGGTGGCCAATGGCGGCGGGGTCAGGACTTCGGCCCTGATTACCGACATGAACCAGCCCTTGGCCGACGCGGCTGGCAACGTGGTCGAACTTCGTAACTGCCTGGATTTCCTGAAGGGCAACAAGGCAGGCACGCGCCTCGAAACAGTCGTCCTGGCCTTCGCATCCGAAATGCTCGTTCAGGCCGGCATTGCCGCCAACGCTGCCGATGCGGAGAGCAGGGCGCGCGAGGCTCTGGCATCCGGCAAGGCGGCAGAGATCTTCGGCCGCATGGTGCACGCCCTTGGCGGCCCCGCGGATCTGCTGGAACACCCGGATCGCTATTTGGCGAGTGCGCCGGTGCAGAAGCCCGTTCTCGCGGCGGCCGATGGCTGGCTGGGCGCCTGCGATGCGCGGGAGATCGGTATGAGCGTCATCGATCTCGGCGGCGGCCGCCGCCGCCCGCAAGACAAGATCGATCATCGCGTCGGCTTCAGCGACATTCTGCCGCTCGGCACCAAGGTGAGCAGGGGTGACCGCATCGCTACCGTGCATGCGGCAGACGAGGCAAGCGCGCAAAAGGCCGCGGGCGCTTTGTCGGCTAACTATCGCACCGTGGATACGGCGCCCGCTTTGTCGCCTGTCATTGTCAGACGGATTTGA
- a CDS encoding phosphopentomutase has product MARAFLFVLDSFGVGGGPDAASYGDEGADTLGHIAEFCAAGAADRAGLRQGPLTLPILSGLGLLEIAKAATGNYPAGMPLPEKLYGLYGCANEVSRGKDTPSGHWEIAGTPVMFDWGYFPTEGDAFPPELAKAICEAADLPGILGNCHASGTDIIAKLGEEHIRSGKPICYTSSDSVFQIAAHEQHFGLDRLIGLCKIVRTLLDPYNIGRVIARPFVGETVATFERTGNRRDFSVLPPEPTLLDRLVKAERTVHAVGKIGDIFAHQGVSRVIKANGNMALMDATLKAMGEAEDGDLVFTNFVDFDMVYGHRRDVPGYAAALEAFDARLPEVHKKLKAGDLVILTADHGCDPTWRGTDHTRERVPVMAYGPGIRSRSIGVRQTYADIGETVAKHLGIAAGPHGRSFL; this is encoded by the coding sequence ATGGCGCGCGCCTTTCTCTTCGTTCTGGATTCTTTCGGCGTGGGTGGCGGCCCCGATGCGGCAAGCTACGGAGATGAAGGCGCCGACACGCTTGGCCATATTGCGGAATTCTGCGCTGCCGGCGCGGCCGATCGGGCGGGCCTTCGCCAAGGCCCGTTGACATTGCCGATCCTGTCGGGCCTCGGCCTGCTGGAGATCGCCAAGGCGGCGACGGGCAATTATCCCGCCGGCATGCCGCTGCCGGAAAAACTGTATGGCCTCTATGGCTGCGCCAATGAGGTCTCCCGCGGCAAGGACACACCTTCGGGCCATTGGGAGATCGCCGGTACGCCCGTCATGTTCGACTGGGGGTACTTTCCGACCGAGGGCGATGCCTTCCCGCCGGAGCTGGCGAAGGCCATCTGCGAGGCGGCCGATCTGCCAGGGATTCTCGGCAATTGCCACGCCTCCGGCACGGATATCATCGCAAAGCTCGGCGAAGAGCACATCCGCAGCGGCAAGCCGATCTGCTATACCTCGTCCGACTCCGTCTTCCAGATTGCAGCGCACGAACAGCATTTCGGCCTCGACCGGCTGATCGGCCTCTGCAAGATCGTACGCACGCTGCTCGATCCCTACAATATCGGCCGCGTCATAGCCCGCCCCTTTGTCGGCGAGACGGTGGCGACATTCGAGCGGACCGGCAACCGGCGCGACTTTTCTGTTCTGCCGCCCGAGCCGACGCTGCTCGACCGTCTGGTCAAGGCCGAACGCACGGTGCATGCCGTCGGCAAGATCGGCGATATCTTTGCCCATCAGGGCGTCTCCAGGGTCATCAAGGCCAATGGCAATATGGCGCTGATGGATGCGACGCTGAAGGCCATGGGCGAAGCCGAGGATGGCGATCTCGTCTTCACCAATTTCGTCGATTTCGACATGGTCTATGGCCATCGCCGCGACGTGCCGGGTTATGCCGCGGCGCTCGAAGCCTTCGACGCGCGCCTGCCCGAAGTGCATAAGAAGCTGAAGGCAGGCGATCTCGTCATCCTGACCGCCGATCACGGCTGCGACCCGACTTGGCGCGGCACCGATCATACGCGCGAGCGCGTGCCTGTCATGGCTTACGGGCCGGGCATTCGTTCCCGTTCCATCGGCGTCCGTCAGACCTATGCGGATATCGGCGAGACGGTTGCGAAACATTTGGGAATTGCGGCAGGACCGCACGGGAGGAGCTTCCTTTGA
- a CDS encoding adenosine deaminase, with protein MTSHLKKVELHCHLEGAAPPALTLAQAEKYGVDTSAFLRDGIYLWKDFAEFLVCYDKVSEVYRTEEDYALLTETYLEELAGIGTIYSELIVSPDHGDRIGLGADAYMAGVSTGIHAAKAKTGIEARLIVTGERHFGPERVVKAAEYAAKSDNPLIKGFNMAGEERMGRVADYARAFDIAREAGLGMTIHAGEVCGAFSVADAVDLVRPQRIGHGVRAIEDMDLVRRLADLGTVLEVCPGSNIALKVFPDFESHPLRRLRDAGVRVTINADDPPFFHTSLEREYELASSAFGFSDDEINAMTRTAIEAAFVDEATRASLLAKL; from the coding sequence TTGACATCGCATTTGAAGAAGGTGGAGCTGCACTGCCATCTGGAGGGCGCGGCTCCACCGGCATTGACGCTCGCACAAGCGGAGAAATATGGAGTCGACACCAGCGCCTTCCTTAGGGACGGTATTTACCTCTGGAAGGATTTTGCCGAATTCCTCGTCTGCTACGACAAGGTGTCCGAGGTCTACCGCACCGAGGAAGACTATGCGCTGCTGACGGAAACCTATCTGGAAGAGCTTGCCGGCATCGGCACGATCTATAGCGAGCTCATCGTTTCGCCCGACCATGGCGACCGCATCGGCCTTGGCGCCGACGCCTATATGGCGGGTGTTTCCACCGGCATCCATGCAGCCAAGGCAAAAACGGGCATCGAGGCTCGGCTGATCGTGACAGGCGAACGGCACTTCGGCCCGGAGCGCGTGGTGAAGGCGGCGGAGTATGCCGCCAAGAGCGACAATCCGCTGATAAAAGGATTCAACATGGCAGGCGAGGAGCGCATGGGCCGCGTCGCCGATTACGCCCGTGCCTTCGACATCGCCCGCGAAGCCGGCCTCGGTATGACAATCCATGCCGGCGAGGTTTGCGGCGCATTTAGCGTCGCCGACGCGGTGGATCTGGTGCGCCCGCAGCGTATCGGCCATGGCGTGCGCGCCATTGAGGATATGGATCTCGTCAGACGCCTTGCCGATCTCGGCACCGTGCTGGAAGTCTGCCCCGGTTCCAACATCGCGCTGAAGGTTTTTCCGGATTTCGAGTCGCATCCGCTGCGCAGGCTGCGCGACGCCGGCGTGAGGGTCACAATCAACGCCGACGATCCGCCCTTCTTCCACACCTCGCTCGAGCGAGAATACGAGCTTGCGTCGTCAGCCTTCGGCTTCAGCGACGACGAGATCAATGCGATGACGCGCACGGCGATCGAGGCGGCGTTCGTGGACGAGGCGACACGGGCGTCGCTGCTCGCAAAGTTGTAA
- the deoC gene encoding deoxyribose-phosphate aldolase: MTGHSLRETAAVALSLLDLTNLKDDCTPAQIEALCARAQSPYGNTAAICIWPRFVAQARGILGVDHAIKIATVVNFPAGDMEVADVAAEAREAIADGADEIDLVIPYRAFLAGNEQAITDMVAAVKAECKGPVLLKTILETGEIKDTALIRRASELAIDAGSDFIKTSTGKVAVNATLEAADIMLRAIRDSGRKVGFKPAGGIGSVSDAALYLSLAETIMAPDWAMPSTFRFGASSLLDDISNVLAGGESKTASSGY, from the coding sequence ATGACCGGCCATTCGCTGAGAGAAACGGCAGCCGTTGCGCTTTCCCTTCTCGATCTCACCAATCTCAAGGATGACTGCACCCCGGCTCAGATCGAGGCGCTGTGCGCCCGTGCGCAATCGCCCTATGGCAATACGGCCGCCATCTGCATCTGGCCGCGTTTCGTCGCACAGGCGCGTGGCATTCTCGGTGTCGATCATGCCATAAAGATCGCGACCGTGGTGAATTTCCCGGCCGGCGACATGGAAGTGGCCGATGTTGCCGCCGAGGCGCGCGAAGCCATTGCCGATGGCGCCGACGAGATCGATCTGGTCATTCCCTATCGCGCCTTTCTGGCGGGCAATGAGCAGGCCATCACCGATATGGTTGCCGCGGTAAAGGCCGAATGCAAAGGTCCGGTCCTTCTGAAGACCATCCTTGAAACCGGCGAAATCAAGGATACCGCTCTCATCCGGCGCGCGTCAGAACTTGCGATCGATGCCGGCTCCGATTTCATCAAGACGTCCACCGGCAAGGTTGCCGTCAACGCGACGCTCGAAGCCGCTGACATCATGCTGCGCGCCATCCGCGACAGCGGTCGCAAGGTCGGCTTCAAGCCGGCCGGCGGCATCGGCTCTGTCTCCGATGCGGCTCTGTATCTCAGCCTCGCCGAGACCATCATGGCGCCCGACTGGGCCATGCCGTCGACCTTCCGCTTCGGTGCGTCGAGCCTTCTCGACGATATCTCGAACGTGCTGGCCGGCGGCGAGTCCAAGACGGCGTCTTCAGGCTACTGA
- a CDS encoding purine-nucleoside phosphorylase: MSAAADILTEKLGELKPRYGIILGSGLGSLVDEVKDALRIPYADLPGFPVSAVSGHAGTLVAGKLGDVPVIMLSGRVHYYEKGDANAMRMPIETLKALGVDTLILTNSAGSLREEMPPGSVMQITDHINYSGMNPLIGEESDRRFVGMTSAYDLDLIMRMRKAAEKAEIKLSHGVYMWFSGPSFETPAEIRMARILGADAVGMSTVPEVILARLFGLRVAAASVITNYGAGMTGGELSHEETKDMAPVGGARLAAILKEMIADEGDPQ; encoded by the coding sequence ATGAGTGCGGCCGCCGATATCCTCACCGAGAAGCTCGGCGAGCTGAAGCCGCGCTATGGCATCATCCTGGGTTCCGGCCTCGGCTCTCTCGTGGATGAGGTCAAAGACGCGCTGCGCATCCCCTATGCCGATCTGCCCGGCTTCCCGGTCAGCGCAGTATCAGGCCATGCCGGCACACTGGTCGCAGGCAAGCTCGGCGATGTCCCCGTCATCATGCTCTCCGGCCGGGTGCATTATTACGAAAAGGGCGACGCCAATGCCATGCGCATGCCGATCGAGACCCTGAAGGCACTCGGCGTGGACACGCTGATCCTGACGAATTCGGCCGGATCGCTGCGCGAGGAGATGCCGCCGGGCTCGGTGATGCAGATCACCGATCACATCAACTATTCCGGCATGAACCCGCTGATCGGCGAGGAGAGCGACAGGCGCTTCGTCGGCATGACCAGCGCCTACGACCTCGACCTCATCATGCGCATGCGCAAGGCGGCGGAAAAGGCCGAGATCAAGCTGTCACATGGCGTCTATATGTGGTTTTCCGGCCCAAGCTTCGAAACGCCGGCCGAGATCCGCATGGCGCGCATCCTCGGTGCCGATGCCGTCGGCATGTCGACGGTGCCGGAAGTCATCCTGGCGCGTCTTTTCGGTTTGAGGGTTGCCGCTGCCTCCGTCATCACTAACTATGGTGCTGGTATGACCGGCGGCGAGCTCTCGCATGAGGAGACGAAGGACATGGCTCCGGTCGGCGGCGCGCGGCTTGCCGCTATCCTGAAAGAAATGATCGCGGACGAAGGAGATCCACAATGA
- a CDS encoding pilus assembly protein N-terminal domain-containing protein yields MPIGGRTAFLACIVAAAGMMPQLSHAAGESMLRVYMDHARVLKLDRPVSKVIVGNSQVADATVADPKTIVLTGRSFGTTNIILLDTDGNAIVDEQILVSIDEGNTVRVFRQTDRAVLSCTPNCEQHAQQNNTATPTAAAGP; encoded by the coding sequence ATGCCAATCGGCGGCAGAACAGCATTCCTTGCATGCATTGTTGCCGCGGCCGGCATGATGCCGCAGCTTTCCCACGCCGCGGGAGAGAGCATGCTGCGCGTCTATATGGATCACGCGCGCGTATTGAAGCTGGACCGCCCTGTCAGCAAGGTTATCGTCGGCAATTCGCAGGTCGCCGATGCAACCGTCGCCGATCCGAAAACCATCGTCCTGACCGGCCGCAGCTTCGGCACGACGAACATCATCCTGCTCGACACCGACGGCAACGCGATCGTGGACGAGCAGATCCTGGTATCGATCGACGAAGGCAATACGGTCCGCGTTTTCCGCCAGACGGATCGAGCCGTGCTGTCATGCACGCCGAATTGCGAACAGCACGCTCAACAAAACAATACGGCGACGCCGACCGCGGCCGCAGGGCCATAA
- a CDS encoding Flp family type IVb pilin has protein sequence MSKLFSRFLKDESGATAIEYGLIAALISVAIITGATTLGGTLNNTFRNIATKMTAADTQSKGY, from the coding sequence ATGTCCAAGCTTTTTTCGCGTTTCCTGAAGGATGAATCCGGCGCGACCGCAATTGAATATGGCCTGATCGCCGCCCTGATCTCGGTCGCCATCATCACCGGCGCGACGACCCTGGGTGGTACATTGAATAATACCTTCCGAAATATTGCGACGAAGATGACTGCCGCTGATACTCAATCCAAGGGGTACTAA
- the cpaB gene encoding Flp pilus assembly protein CpaB: MKPARIMILAVAAVAAGMAGLLAMRLAGSRDIVPQQIAAVVEKEATVNVLVAGANLPVGTRLNEQSIHWMPWPESGLVKGLVTERERPDALKDLTGAVVRLPIFEGEPIREEKIADSNSRILSSLLPAGKRAVATEISVATGAGGFILPNDRVDVIMVRKGSQQQLVTETVLSNVRVLAVDQQIEEKQDGSKAVVGATATLELTPDQTKVLAVAHQMADRLTLALRSVADAQQSDTTAADYLLAGDNGGSMIQVIKSGAIVTDGPTGPKPQ; encoded by the coding sequence ATGAAACCCGCTCGCATAATGATCCTCGCAGTGGCAGCCGTCGCGGCCGGTATGGCCGGTCTGCTCGCGATGCGCCTGGCGGGTTCGCGCGATATCGTTCCCCAGCAGATCGCGGCGGTCGTGGAGAAGGAGGCGACGGTCAACGTCCTCGTTGCCGGTGCCAATCTGCCTGTCGGCACACGCCTGAACGAACAGTCGATCCATTGGATGCCTTGGCCCGAAAGCGGTCTCGTCAAAGGCCTCGTCACCGAACGCGAACGGCCCGACGCTCTGAAAGATCTGACCGGCGCTGTTGTTCGTCTGCCGATCTTCGAGGGCGAGCCCATCCGCGAGGAGAAGATTGCCGATTCCAACAGCCGTATCCTTTCGTCCTTGCTGCCGGCGGGCAAGCGGGCCGTCGCCACGGAGATTTCCGTCGCCACCGGCGCGGGCGGCTTCATTCTTCCGAATGATCGTGTCGACGTCATCATGGTGCGTAAGGGCTCCCAACAGCAGCTCGTCACGGAAACCGTGCTCAGCAACGTGCGCGTTCTGGCAGTCGATCAGCAGATCGAGGAAAAGCAGGATGGAAGCAAGGCCGTCGTCGGTGCAACCGCGACGCTGGAGCTGACGCCGGATCAAACCAAGGTCCTAGCGGTCGCCCACCAGATGGCCGATCGTCTGACGCTGGCATTGCGCTCCGTTGCGGACGCGCAGCAGTCCGATACGACGGCCGCCGATTATCTTCTGGCCGGCGACAATGGCGGCAGCATGATCCAGGTCATCAAATCCGGAGCAATCGTGACCGACGGCCCGACCGGGCCGAAGCCGCAGTGA
- a CDS encoding TadE/TadG family type IV pilus assembly protein gives MTAKENVPSGILRRFARDERGVGAIEFAILFPVLLMLYLGAFELTVGLSASKRASRSAGSIADIVSQQSSITKSVLATMPSVAGAIFAPYGTTGLTLKITGIAIDASGKATVAWSWAQDGSRAYTVGSTVTLPANMNQASTFLVRSELTHPYQLLSFGANFLPSGTNQITISRQYYYRQRVGTSISCSDC, from the coding sequence ATGACCGCGAAAGAAAATGTGCCCTCAGGCATATTGCGGCGATTCGCCCGCGACGAGCGCGGCGTCGGCGCGATCGAATTCGCCATTCTTTTTCCCGTGTTGCTGATGCTCTATCTCGGTGCCTTCGAGCTTACCGTCGGCCTCAGCGCCTCGAAACGAGCCAGCCGTTCGGCCGGTTCGATAGCCGATATCGTCTCGCAGCAATCGTCGATCACAAAGTCCGTGCTTGCGACAATGCCCTCGGTCGCCGGCGCCATCTTCGCACCCTATGGCACCACCGGCCTGACGCTGAAGATCACCGGCATCGCCATCGACGCTTCAGGCAAGGCGACTGTCGCGTGGTCCTGGGCGCAGGACGGAAGCAGGGCATATACGGTTGGCTCGACGGTCACTTTGCCGGCCAACATGAACCAGGCAAGCACATTCCTCGTCCGCAGCGAACTTACCCACCCCTATCAGCTCCTCAGCTTTGGTGCCAATTTCCTGCCGAGCGGCACAAACCAGATCACCATCAGCCGGCAATATTACTATCGCCAGCGTGTCGGAACTTCGATCAGCTGCAGCGATTGCTGA
- the upp gene encoding uracil phosphoribosyltransferase — MDGVTVIDHPLVQHKLTIMRKKDTSTGSFRRLLREISTLLCYEVTRDLELTIETIETPLQPMDAPILEGKKLVFASILRAGNGLLEGMLDLVPSARVSHIGVYRDHETLQPVEYYFKAPEDISERLIIVVDPMLATGNSSIAAIEKLKERGAHNIRFLCLLAAPEGIANFRKAHPDVPVFTAAIDSHLNEKGYIVPGLGDAGDRMYGTK, encoded by the coding sequence ATGGACGGCGTCACTGTCATCGATCACCCGCTTGTGCAGCACAAGCTCACAATCATGCGCAAGAAGGACACCTCGACGGGAAGCTTCCGCCGGCTGCTGCGCGAGATTTCGACGCTGCTCTGTTACGAAGTGACGCGCGACCTCGAACTGACCATCGAGACCATCGAAACGCCGCTCCAGCCGATGGATGCGCCGATCCTCGAGGGCAAGAAGCTGGTCTTCGCCTCGATCCTGCGCGCCGGCAACGGTCTGCTCGAAGGCATGCTCGATCTCGTGCCCTCGGCCCGCGTCTCGCATATCGGCGTCTACCGCGATCATGAAACGCTGCAGCCGGTCGAATATTACTTCAAGGCGCCCGAGGATATTTCCGAGCGCCTGATCATCGTCGTCGATCCGATGCTGGCAACAGGCAATTCCTCGATTGCCGCGATCGAAAAGCTGAAGGAGCGAGGCGCACACAATATCCGCTTCCTGTGCTTGCTGGCGGCTCCCGAAGGCATCGCCAATTTCCGCAAGGCGCATCCGGACGTTCCGGTGTTCACGGCCGCCATCGACAGCCACCTGAACGAGAAGGGCTATATCGTCCCCGGCCTCGGCGATGCCGGCGACCGCATGTACGGCACCAAGTAA
- a CDS encoding TIGR02281 family clan AA aspartic protease — translation MLVRVLAFAGVIAVAATQVPMLVSTYSEHAAKPAPVEAVSLALPKAEAPVSYGSVQLRANAGGHYEGDFTINGRSVHGMIDTGATYVAMNESTARSLGFSGVDLDYRYTVQTANGTSKVAHIKLDRLEIGTIRVRDIDAVVAKDSALSTTLIGMSFMKKLNSYGVQNGTLLLKQ, via the coding sequence ATGCTCGTTCGCGTTCTTGCCTTTGCCGGTGTCATCGCCGTTGCAGCGACCCAGGTGCCGATGCTGGTGAGTACCTATAGCGAACATGCCGCGAAACCGGCGCCGGTCGAAGCGGTTTCGCTTGCCCTTCCGAAGGCGGAAGCTCCCGTTTCCTATGGCAGCGTTCAGCTGCGCGCCAATGCGGGCGGCCACTATGAAGGCGATTTCACCATCAATGGCCGGTCTGTGCATGGGATGATCGATACCGGCGCGACCTATGTGGCAATGAACGAAAGCACCGCGCGCAGCCTCGGCTTCAGCGGCGTCGATCTCGACTATCGCTACACGGTCCAGACCGCGAATGGCACGTCAAAGGTCGCCCACATCAAACTCGACCGCCTGGAGATCGGTACGATCCGGGTTCGCGATATCGATGCCGTGGTGGCAAAGGATAGCGCATTGAGCACGACGCTGATCGGAATGAGCTTCATGAAAAAGCTGAACTCCTATGGAGTGCAGAATGGCACTCTGCTTCTGAAGCAATAG